Proteins from one Patescibacteria group bacterium genomic window:
- a CDS encoding ABC transporter permease codes for MKFLGAIYIATNALSKNRLRTFLTILGVMIGITSVTVIVSAGDSIKSFVYDQVASFGADFIQSEVRVPKSGGGSFSQAQGVVITTMTEKDRWDILDLPYIDKAYSAVTAQEIVSWQGNIKKSLIYGVTEDFIDIDATEIAEGRFFTQEEDDNLSQVVVLGSEVKEKLFGVSPSVGENIKINKQNYKVIGVAAPRGTVFFFNMDELVYIPLQTTQKKLLGIDHVMSITSHLTDPNREDEAVDTIQKIFRENHDISDPDRDDFEVMSMADTQDLLNTIIGGVTLLLIALAAVSLVVGGVGIMNIMYATVAERTFEIGLRKAVGASKSSILKQFLAEAVVITVQGGFYGVIFGIVLIYFVYLVANYYNFDWAFSLSIPGIFLALGFSVIVGLIFGLYPAKRAADLDPITALRRE; via the coding sequence ATGAAATTTTTAGGTGCTATTTATATTGCAACCAACGCACTGAGCAAAAATAGGCTTAGGACTTTTTTGACTATTTTGGGTGTGATGATAGGTATTACTTCAGTTACGGTCATAGTTTCGGCTGGTGATAGTATAAAATCTTTTGTTTATGATCAGGTAGCTAGCTTTGGTGCTGATTTTATACAATCTGAAGTCAGGGTTCCAAAATCAGGAGGTGGCAGTTTTAGCCAAGCTCAGGGAGTGGTGATTACCACTATGACTGAAAAAGATCGTTGGGATATTTTGGATTTACCGTATATAGACAAGGCTTATTCTGCAGTGACGGCACAAGAAATTGTCTCTTGGCAAGGTAATATCAAAAAATCTTTGATATACGGAGTGACCGAAGATTTCATTGATATTGATGCTACTGAAATAGCTGAGGGAAGATTTTTTACTCAGGAGGAAGATGACAATTTGTCTCAAGTAGTAGTTTTAGGTAGTGAGGTCAAAGAAAAATTATTTGGTGTTTCACCATCAGTGGGCGAAAACATAAAAATAAATAAACAGAATTACAAAGTAATTGGAGTAGCCGCACCACGAGGCACTGTGTTTTTCTTTAATATGGATGAATTGGTTTATATACCACTACAGACCACACAAAAGAAACTTTTGGGCATTGACCATGTGATGTCTATTACTTCCCATCTGACTGATCCCAATCGTGAGGATGAAGCCGTAGATACTATACAGAAAATTTTTAGAGAAAATCATGACATTAGTGATCCAGATAGGGATGACTTTGAAGTAATGTCTATGGCTGATACTCAAGATCTTTTAAATACTATCATTGGTGGTGTTACTTTACTTTTGATTGCTTTAGCCGCTGTATCACTGGTAGTGGGAGGAGTGGGCATTATGAATATTATGTATGCTACAGTAGCTGAGCGTACTTTTGAAATAGGATTGAGAAAAGCAGTTGGTGCCAGTAAATCTAGTATCTTAAAACAGTTTTTAGCTGAGGCAGTGGTAATTACTGTTCAAGGCGGATTTTATGGGGTAATTTTTGGTATTGTTTTAATTTATTTTGTTTATTTGGTAGCCAATTATTATAATTTTGATTGGGCATTTTCTCTTTCTATACCAGGTATATTTTTGGCGCTTGGATTTTCAGTAATAGTTGGTCTGATTTTTGGCCTTTATCCAGCCAAGCGAGCAGCTGACCTTGATCCAATCACAGCTTTAAGAAGAGAATAA